A region from the Pelobates fuscus isolate aPelFus1 chromosome 1, aPelFus1.pri, whole genome shotgun sequence genome encodes:
- the NAXD gene encoding ATP-dependent (S)-NAD(P)H-hydrate dehydratase isoform X1 has protein sequence MSVCMRRLITNTRGFLWSDMETRALLDIWGEADVQSALDGNFRNSHVYRDVAARLGELGFERTPEQCRIRIKGLKRQYYQAREGFKKNGHARKICRYYDEMDRILCARPAPASSGEPALPETAGMILLHPEPPCREDLPGDRREREEEEEMEDEEEASGGGPESSQDNFTEDSGEGSSCYTEHPIKVEDGTSFAIPLPPNEGYKHINAKTNPLQNPQLKKSKKRHCNVTLDKMMERFLQQSVDAEEKFYKYEEQRLQIEDKRREAEHTRELQMLQMLAQMLNGISSASQLAAPSRASPPHRANLRPYTEPVHFNSTTSTFPSPIVLERSFSLRPTRPAKDMENIFQLVRNVIPPLAPKKHKGQDGKIGIIGGCQEYTGAPYFAAISALKVGADLSHVFCTKDAATVIKSYSPELIVHPVLDQPNAVLEIEKWLPRLHTIVVGPGLGRADSILENAKSVIEKAKSKGIPIVIDADGLWLVAQEPSIIQGYQRAVLTPNFMEFSRLYEAMLTEPVDSSDHHGSVLRLSQAMGNITIVQKGERDLISDGEKVLVCSHEGSNRRCGGQGDLLAGSLGVLVHWAFLAGPEKINGQNPFLVAAFGACSLTRQCNHQAFQKHGRSMTTGDMITEVGTAFNKLFET, from the exons ATGTCGGTGTGCATGCGGCGGCTCATCACCAACACCCGGGGCTTCCTGTGGTCGGACATGGAGACCCGCGCCCTGCTGGATATCTGGGGGGAGGCGGACGTGCAGTCAGCCCTGGACGGTAATTTCCGTAACAGCCATGTGTACCGGGACGTGGCGGCCCGCCTGGGGGAGCTGGGCTTCGAGCGCACCCCGGAGCAGTGCCGGATTCGCATTAAAGGCCTGAAGCGGCAGTATTACCAGGCCCGGGAGGGCTTCAAGAAGAACGGGCACGCCCGCAAGATCTGCCGCTACTACGACGAGATGGACCGGATCCTGTGTGCACGGCCTGCACCGGCTAGCAGCGGGGAACCGGCCCTGCCAGAGACAGCCGGCATGATACTGCTGCACCCAGAGCCCCCCTGCAGGGAAGACCTGCCCGGAGACCGCAGGGAgagggaagaggaggaggagatggaaGATGAGGAGGAAGCATCAGGAGGAGGACCAGAGTCATCTCAAGATAACTTCACTGAGGACTCCGGGGAGGGCTCCTCCTGTTACACAGAGCACCCCATCAAAGTGGAAGATGGAACCAGCTttgccatccctctgccacccAACGAAG GGTATAAACACATTAATGCCAAGACAAATCCACTGCAAAATCCACAACTTAAAAAATCCAAGAAACGGCACTGCAATGTGACATTAGACAAAATGATGGAGCGTTTCCTGCAGCAGAGTGTGGATGCAGAGGAGAAGTTTTACAAGTATGAGGAGCAGCGACTGCAGATTGAGGATAAGCGTCGGGAAGCAGAGCACACTCGAGAACTTCAGATGTTGCAGATGCTGGCACAAATGCTCAACGGGATTTCTTCTGCTTCTCAGCTGGCTGCGCCTAGCCGTGCAAGCCCCCCTCACAGAGCAAATCTTCGACCATATACAGAACCAGTGCACTTTAATTCTACTACATCTACTTTTCCCTCTCCTATAG ttttagagagatcatTCTCTCTGCGCCCCACACGCCCTGCAAAGGATATGGAGAACATTTTTCAACTGGTAAGAAATGTTATTCCACCTCTTGCCCCCAAAAAGCACAAAGGACAGGATGGCAAGATAGGCATCATCGGAGGCTGTCAAGA GTACACTGGGGCACCGTACTTTGCAGCTATTTCTGCTCTGAAAGTG ggtGCTGATTTATCCCATGTATTTTGTACCAAAGATGCTGCAACCGTGATAAAGTCGTACAGTCCAGAGCTTATCGTACATCCCGTTCT TGACCAGCCAAACGCTGTGCTTGAGATTGAAAAATGGCTCCCACGACTACACACAATTGTAGTAGGACCAGGGTTGGGGAGAGCTGATTCCATTCTGGAAAATGCTAAG AGCGTTATTGAAAAAGCAAAATCAAAAGGCATTCCTATTGTGATTGATGCC GATGGACTTTGGCTTGTTGCCCAGGAACCTTCAATTATTCAAGGTTACCAACGAGCTGTGCTCACCCCAAATTTTATGGAGTTCAGCAGGCTTTATGAAGCTATG CTCACAGAGCCTGTGGATAGCAGTGACCATCATGGAAGTGTTTTAAGACTTAGTCAAGCAATGGGCAATATAACAATTGTTCAGAAAGGAGAACGTGACCTCATCTCAGATGGAGAAAAAG TGTTGGTATGCAGCCATGAAGGTAGTAACCGCCGCTGTGGAGGACAGGGAGATCTCCTGGCTGGGTCTCTTGGAGTTTTGGTACACTGGGCATTTCTTGCTGGACCCGAAAAAATTAATGG tCAAAACCCGTTCCTTGTGGCAGCCTTTGGTGCCTGCTCACTTACAAGACAATGTAACCACCAAGCTTTCCAGAAACATGGACGTTCAATGACGACAGGCGACATGATTACTGAAGTTGGAACCGCTTTTAACAAACTCTTTGAAACCTGA
- the NAXD gene encoding ATP-dependent (S)-NAD(P)H-hydrate dehydratase isoform X2 — MAAWVATATAGVLAAILLYCLQEAVLERSFSLRPTRPAKDMENIFQLVRNVIPPLAPKKHKGQDGKIGIIGGCQEYTGAPYFAAISALKVGADLSHVFCTKDAATVIKSYSPELIVHPVLDQPNAVLEIEKWLPRLHTIVVGPGLGRADSILENAKSVIEKAKSKGIPIVIDADGLWLVAQEPSIIQGYQRAVLTPNFMEFSRLYEAMLTEPVDSSDHHGSVLRLSQAMGNITIVQKGERDLISDGEKVLVCSHEGSNRRCGGQGDLLAGSLGVLVHWAFLAGPEKINGQNPFLVAAFGACSLTRQCNHQAFQKHGRSMTTGDMITEVGTAFNKLFET; from the exons ttttagagagatcatTCTCTCTGCGCCCCACACGCCCTGCAAAGGATATGGAGAACATTTTTCAACTGGTAAGAAATGTTATTCCACCTCTTGCCCCCAAAAAGCACAAAGGACAGGATGGCAAGATAGGCATCATCGGAGGCTGTCAAGA GTACACTGGGGCACCGTACTTTGCAGCTATTTCTGCTCTGAAAGTG ggtGCTGATTTATCCCATGTATTTTGTACCAAAGATGCTGCAACCGTGATAAAGTCGTACAGTCCAGAGCTTATCGTACATCCCGTTCT TGACCAGCCAAACGCTGTGCTTGAGATTGAAAAATGGCTCCCACGACTACACACAATTGTAGTAGGACCAGGGTTGGGGAGAGCTGATTCCATTCTGGAAAATGCTAAG AGCGTTATTGAAAAAGCAAAATCAAAAGGCATTCCTATTGTGATTGATGCC GATGGACTTTGGCTTGTTGCCCAGGAACCTTCAATTATTCAAGGTTACCAACGAGCTGTGCTCACCCCAAATTTTATGGAGTTCAGCAGGCTTTATGAAGCTATG CTCACAGAGCCTGTGGATAGCAGTGACCATCATGGAAGTGTTTTAAGACTTAGTCAAGCAATGGGCAATATAACAATTGTTCAGAAAGGAGAACGTGACCTCATCTCAGATGGAGAAAAAG TGTTGGTATGCAGCCATGAAGGTAGTAACCGCCGCTGTGGAGGACAGGGAGATCTCCTGGCTGGGTCTCTTGGAGTTTTGGTACACTGGGCATTTCTTGCTGGACCCGAAAAAATTAATGG tCAAAACCCGTTCCTTGTGGCAGCCTTTGGTGCCTGCTCACTTACAAGACAATGTAACCACCAAGCTTTCCAGAAACATGGACGTTCAATGACGACAGGCGACATGATTACTGAAGTTGGAACCGCTTTTAACAAACTCTTTGAAACCTGA
- the NAXD gene encoding ATP-dependent (S)-NAD(P)H-hydrate dehydratase isoform X3 yields MVGARCVSLVLERSFSLRPTRPAKDMENIFQLVRNVIPPLAPKKHKGQDGKIGIIGGCQEYTGAPYFAAISALKVGADLSHVFCTKDAATVIKSYSPELIVHPVLDQPNAVLEIEKWLPRLHTIVVGPGLGRADSILENAKSVIEKAKSKGIPIVIDADGLWLVAQEPSIIQGYQRAVLTPNFMEFSRLYEAMLTEPVDSSDHHGSVLRLSQAMGNITIVQKGERDLISDGEKVLVCSHEGSNRRCGGQGDLLAGSLGVLVHWAFLAGPEKINGQNPFLVAAFGACSLTRQCNHQAFQKHGRSMTTGDMITEVGTAFNKLFET; encoded by the exons ttttagagagatcatTCTCTCTGCGCCCCACACGCCCTGCAAAGGATATGGAGAACATTTTTCAACTGGTAAGAAATGTTATTCCACCTCTTGCCCCCAAAAAGCACAAAGGACAGGATGGCAAGATAGGCATCATCGGAGGCTGTCAAGA GTACACTGGGGCACCGTACTTTGCAGCTATTTCTGCTCTGAAAGTG ggtGCTGATTTATCCCATGTATTTTGTACCAAAGATGCTGCAACCGTGATAAAGTCGTACAGTCCAGAGCTTATCGTACATCCCGTTCT TGACCAGCCAAACGCTGTGCTTGAGATTGAAAAATGGCTCCCACGACTACACACAATTGTAGTAGGACCAGGGTTGGGGAGAGCTGATTCCATTCTGGAAAATGCTAAG AGCGTTATTGAAAAAGCAAAATCAAAAGGCATTCCTATTGTGATTGATGCC GATGGACTTTGGCTTGTTGCCCAGGAACCTTCAATTATTCAAGGTTACCAACGAGCTGTGCTCACCCCAAATTTTATGGAGTTCAGCAGGCTTTATGAAGCTATG CTCACAGAGCCTGTGGATAGCAGTGACCATCATGGAAGTGTTTTAAGACTTAGTCAAGCAATGGGCAATATAACAATTGTTCAGAAAGGAGAACGTGACCTCATCTCAGATGGAGAAAAAG TGTTGGTATGCAGCCATGAAGGTAGTAACCGCCGCTGTGGAGGACAGGGAGATCTCCTGGCTGGGTCTCTTGGAGTTTTGGTACACTGGGCATTTCTTGCTGGACCCGAAAAAATTAATGG tCAAAACCCGTTCCTTGTGGCAGCCTTTGGTGCCTGCTCACTTACAAGACAATGTAACCACCAAGCTTTCCAGAAACATGGACGTTCAATGACGACAGGCGACATGATTACTGAAGTTGGAACCGCTTTTAACAAACTCTTTGAAACCTGA